A window of the Gossypium hirsutum isolate 1008001.06 chromosome A05, Gossypium_hirsutum_v2.1, whole genome shotgun sequence genome harbors these coding sequences:
- the LOC107923778 gene encoding protein NODULATION SIGNALING PATHWAY 2 — translation MAMAIDNAFEVDFCSYSTSTTTTTTAGEDPACTWNHWGSPVVDWGSLSSERDEFQDLIESMMDDGAGFELTRLGHDHETSNSVSVSVSVSTDTMVAYEETNGEDFKGLRMVHLLMAAAEALMGANKSLARVILVRLKELVSPSDGTNMERLAAYFTEALQSLLEGSGGGHSKHLITNGPQHHRDKHREADMLAAFQLLQDMSPYVKFGHFTANQAILEAVTHDRRIHIVDYDIMEGIQWASLMQALVSRKEGPPTPHLRITALSRGSNGWRSIGTIQETGRRLTAFASSIGQPFSFHQCRLDSDETFRPPALKLVRGEALIINCMLNLPHFSHRPPSSVASFLSGAKTLNPRLVTVVEEEAGPIGDGGFMGRFMDSLHHYSAVFDSLEAGFPMQCRARALVERVILGPQIAGSLTQIYRNRNEEESGRWSEWLDTMGFNPVSISFANHCQAKLLLGLFNDGYRVEELANNRVVLDWKSRRLLSASIWTSPPDSDL, via the coding sequence ATGGCGATGGCCATAGACAACGCCTTCGAGGTCGACTTCTGTAGCTACAGCACCAGCACAACCACCACTACTACTGCAGGTGAGGATCCAGCTTGTACCTGGAATCACTGGGGATCCCCGGTTGTTGATTGGGGCTCGTTATCGAGCGAGCGTGATGAGTTTCAAGACCTTATCGAGTCCATGATGGATGACGGAGCAGGGTTCGAGCTAACTCGATTAGGACATGATCATGAGACGAGTAATTCTGTCTCTGTCTCTGTCTCTGTCTCCACCGATACGATGGTTGCGTATGAAGAAACCAATGGTGAGGATTTCAAGGGGTTGAGGATGGTTCACCTACTGATGGCCGCCGCAGAGGCACTCATGGGGGCTAACAAGAGCCTAGCTCGGGTGATATTGGTTCGGCTCAAGGAGTTGGTGTCCCCCAGTGATGGAACCAACATGGAAAGGTTGGCAGCCTATTTCACCGAGGCCTTACAGAGTTTACTCGAAGGCTCCGGAGGTGGCCATTCAAAGCATTTGATAACCAACGGACCTCAGCATCACCGTGACAAGCATCGTGAAGCGGACATGCTTGCAGCTTTTCAGCTGTTGCAGGACATGTCGCCTTACGTTAAATTTGGTCACTTCACGGCCAATCAAGCCATCCTGGAAGCAGTGACACATGACAGGAGGATCCACATAGTGGACTACGACATCATGGAGGGGATCCAATGGGCGTCTTTGATGCAAGCATTGGTGTCTAGGAAAGAAGGACCACCAACCCCACATCTTAGGATCACGGCTTTATCAAGAGGCAGCAACGGTTGGCGATCAATTGGTACCATTCAAGAGACCGGACGACGGTTAACCGCTTTCGCATCCTCCATTGGGCAGCCCTTTTCTTTCCATCAGTGTAGGCTGGACTCTGATGAAACGTTCAGACCGCCAGCATTGAAGTTAGTTCGAGGTGAGGCCTTGATTATCAATTGTATGTTGAACTTGCCTCACTTTAGCCATCGACCACCCAGTTCTGTCGCTTCGTTTTTATCCGGCGCCAAGACCCTGAACCCAAGATTGGTGACCGTGGTGGAAGAAGAAGCCGGGCCCATTGGAGATGGAGGATTCATGGGACGGTTCATGGACTCATTGCACCATTACTCGGCCGTGTTCGACTCTCTGGAAGCCGGGTTCCCTATGCAGTGCAGGGCTCGAGCCTTAGTGGAAAGAGTAATTCTGGGGCCTCAAATAGCCGGATCCCTGACCCAGATTTACCGGAACCGAAACGAAGAGGAGAGTGGCCGTTGGTCAGAATGGTTAGACACCATGGGATTCAACCCTGTTAGCATCAGCTTTGCCAATCATTGTCAAGCAAAACTTCTTCTAGGCTTATTCAATGATGGATATAGAGTGGAGGAGTTAGCCAATAACAGGGTCGTCTTAGATTGGAAATCCAGGCGTTTGCTTTCAGCTTCCATCTGGACTTCTCCTCCAGACTctgatttgtaa
- the LOC107924630 gene encoding uncharacterized protein, translated as MEGQKSQAKLTRTQSSLLRSSPTVRSSIHSMSSITEGDFIKDQEDKDDHQHRESLLNDEKRKKPPTKKSCSMTPRIIPVRFNPVFAMASISFFSFIFFFCFYLRREEIPTSECLLLALIFVAITLFFASKNKGLINQGIVCFKERLQFSKPNSKPVQWFIGETHCNKSNDNNNKENGRLQLVVREGVEFYSNGDFYEGEFHKGKCNGSGVYNYFVNGRYEGDWVEGRYDGYGVESWSRGSRYRGQYRQGVRHGFGIYRFYTGDSYSGEWCNGQSHGLGVQTCADGSCYVGEFKSGVKHGLGYYHFRNGDKYCGEYFGDKMHGFGVYHFANGHCYEGSWHEGQKQGYGMYTFRSGDTKCGEWDSGTLKTSLPPLTDAILRAVQAARKAAGNAIKLRRVDEQVNKAVLAANRAATAARVAAVRAVQNQMDGKFCYTDV; from the exons ATGGAGGGACAAAAGAGCCAGGCGAAGTTAACACGAACACAGTCGTCGTTGCTCCGTTCGTCGCCGACCGTCCGGTCGTCAATCCACAGCATGTCGTCCATCACCGAGGGTGACTTTATCAAGGATCAAGAAGACAAAGACGACCACCAGCACCGAGAGTCGTTACTGAACGACGAGAAACGAAAGAAACCGCCAACAAAGAAGTCATGTTCGATGACACCTAGGATCATACCGGTCCGGTTCAACCCGGTTTTCGCCATGGCTTCCATCTCTTTCTTctctttcatctttttcttttgcttttatcTTAGAAGGGAGGAGATTCCCACATCGGAATGTCTCTTGTTAGCGTTAATTTTCGTCGCTATAACCCTTTTCTTCGCGTCGAAAAACAAAGGTTTGATCAACCAAGGCATTGTTTGTTTCAAAGAAAGACTCCAGTTTTCGAAACCCAATTCGAAGCCCGTCCAATGGTTCATTGGAGAAACCCATTGTAACAAAAGCAACGACAACAACAACAAAGAAAACGGAAGACTTCAGCTGGTTGTAAGGGAAGGGGTAGAGTTTTATAGCAATGGGGACTTTTATGAAGGTGAATTCCACAAGGGGAAATGTAACGGGAGTGGGGTTTATAATTACTTCGTGAATGGGAGGTATGAAGGGGATTGGGTGGAAGGGAGATATGATGGGTATGGAGTGGAGAGCTGGAGCAGAGGGAGTAGATACAGAGGGCAATATAGACAAGGAGTGAGGCATGGATTTGGGATTTATAGGTTTTATACAGGCGATTCTTATTCTGGTGAATGGTGTAATGGCCAGAGCCATGGTCTTGGGGTTCAAACTTGTGCTGATGGGAGCTGCTATGTTGGGGAATTCAAGTCTGGGGTTAAACATGGACTTGGTTACTATCATTTCAG GAATGGAGATAAATACTGTGGAGAATATTTTGGAGACAAAATGCATGGATTCGGTGTTTATCACTTTGCTAACGGTCACTGTTATGAGGGATCGTGGCATGAAGGTCAAAAGCAAGGGTATGGCATGTATACTTTCCGAAGTGGTGATACGAAGTGTGGGGAATGGGATTCTGGCACCCTGAAAACCTCTCTACCCCCGCTTACTGATGCAATCCTTCGAGCAGTTCAG GCTGCTAGAAAAGCAGCAGGAAATGCTATTAAGCTTCGCCGGGTGGATGAACAAGTGAACAAGGCAGTTCTGGCTGCAAATAGAGCAGCAACTGCTGCTAGGGTAGCCGCAGTCCGAGCTGTTCAGAACCAGATGGATGGCAAATTTTGTTATACAGATGTCTAA